The Enterobacter asburiae genome window below encodes:
- the copD gene encoding copper homeostasis membrane protein CopD: MLALCYIGLRFIHFGALMLVFGNALYSVWFAPSSLHRLLSRRFQSQQKVAALVSLAAEVLMFVLQGGLMGNGWGDVFAPQVWFSVMGTRFGGVWLWQMILAAITVSAAWLAPLKGSRLLLLAMGQLILLAGVGHAAMNDGPMGALQRLNYAFHLICAATWLGGLLPLLFCMRLAKGRWQNAAIFTMMRFSRVGHYAVAGVLLSGVINALMILGLDIPWQAGYVQFLLFKCALVALMVVIALANRYFLVPRFRPETGRAQQIFIRMTQAEVVLGALVLATVSLFATWEPF, encoded by the coding sequence ATGCTGGCGCTGTGTTATATCGGGCTACGCTTTATCCATTTCGGGGCGCTGATGCTGGTGTTTGGCAATGCGCTTTACAGCGTCTGGTTTGCGCCTTCGTCTCTCCACCGTCTGCTGTCCCGGCGTTTTCAGTCGCAGCAGAAAGTGGCGGCATTAGTGAGCCTGGCGGCTGAGGTCCTGATGTTTGTGCTGCAGGGCGGATTGATGGGCAACGGCTGGGGAGATGTGTTTGCGCCACAGGTATGGTTCAGCGTGATGGGAACCCGGTTTGGCGGCGTCTGGCTGTGGCAAATGATCCTCGCTGCGATAACGGTCAGTGCCGCATGGCTCGCGCCGCTGAAAGGTTCGCGTCTGCTGCTGCTCGCAATGGGCCAGCTTATCCTGCTGGCTGGGGTAGGTCACGCGGCGATGAACGACGGTCCGATGGGGGCGCTGCAGCGTCTTAATTATGCTTTTCACCTGATCTGTGCCGCCACCTGGCTTGGCGGATTACTGCCCCTGCTGTTCTGCATGCGACTGGCGAAAGGGCGCTGGCAGAATGCCGCCATTTTTACCATGATGCGCTTCTCGCGCGTGGGGCATTACGCCGTTGCGGGCGTGCTGCTATCCGGGGTGATAAATGCACTCATGATACTGGGCCTCGATATTCCCTGGCAGGCTGGCTACGTGCAGTTTTTGTTGTTCAAATGTGCGCTGGTGGCGTTGATGGTGGTAATTGCGCTGGCAAATCGGTATTTTCTGGTGCCACGGTTTCGTCCAGAGACCGGGCGAGCACAACAGATTTTTATCAGGATGACACAGGCAGAAGTGGTGCTGGGAGCGCTGGTGCTGGCAACGGTCAGTCTGTTTGCCACCTGGGAACCCTTCTGA
- the yobA gene encoding CopC domain-containing protein YobA yields MGFSASRAVCALVIVASTMMTPSVLAHAHLNQQLPAADSVVTAPQALTLNFSEGIEPGFSGVVVTDAQNQVIKTGTATRDEKNKAQLTVPLEQTLASGTYQVDWHVVSVDGHKTKGSYHFSVK; encoded by the coding sequence ATGGGTTTCTCCGCTTCCCGCGCAGTATGCGCACTGGTTATTGTGGCCTCGACAATGATGACGCCCTCCGTGCTTGCACATGCGCATCTTAACCAGCAGCTCCCGGCAGCAGACAGCGTGGTGACCGCACCGCAGGCACTTACGCTGAATTTTTCGGAAGGCATCGAACCTGGTTTTAGCGGTGTGGTGGTAACGGATGCGCAAAACCAGGTCATCAAAACGGGAACCGCTACGCGCGACGAAAAGAACAAAGCTCAGCTTACCGTGCCGCTGGAACAAACGCTGGCATCAGGGACTTACCAGGTGGACTGGCATGTTGTCTCCGTGGACGGCCATAAAACCAAAGGCAGCTATCACTTTAGCGTGAAATAG
- a CDS encoding DNA polymerase III subunit theta, producing MKINLAALPQDEMDKVNVDLAAAGVAFKERYNMPIVAEVVEREQPAHLRDWFRERLIAHRLASVNLSRLPYEPKVK from the coding sequence ATGAAGATCAATCTGGCCGCCCTTCCGCAGGACGAAATGGATAAAGTGAATGTCGATCTCGCTGCCGCTGGCGTCGCGTTTAAAGAGCGTTACAACATGCCCATCGTGGCTGAAGTCGTGGAACGGGAACAGCCCGCCCATCTGCGCGACTGGTTTCGCGAAAGACTCATCGCCCACCGTCTTGCCTCGGTCAATCTCTCCCGTTTACCGTACGAGCCTAAAGTTAAATAA
- a CDS encoding carbon-nitrogen hydrolase family protein has product MSHWNIAAAQYGGLHQTVDDHVTHHLRFIAEAARQRCDLLVFPELSLTCSGAPTLPPPPDDAQLEPLLNAAHLHQITVIAGLPLEQNGQRQKGLVLFSPARHRILRYPQGRGASLVPGDKHLSILDAHPDSPNLDPRATLVTSCQSVGDHRWRQSISNLQRFAHKYAIAVLMANACGGSALWDEKGQLVVRADKGELLVTGTLGGEGWQGDIIPLG; this is encoded by the coding sequence ATGTCACATTGGAATATAGCGGCAGCCCAGTATGGCGGGCTGCATCAGACTGTAGATGACCATGTTACGCACCACCTGCGCTTCATCGCCGAAGCAGCACGGCAGCGGTGCGATCTGCTGGTTTTCCCAGAACTCTCATTAACGTGCTCTGGCGCGCCGACGTTACCTCCCCCGCCCGATGACGCGCAGCTGGAACCGCTGCTTAACGCGGCACATCTACACCAGATTACCGTTATTGCCGGGCTCCCCCTGGAACAGAATGGCCAGCGCCAGAAAGGCCTCGTGCTGTTTTCGCCCGCTCGCCATCGCATTTTGCGCTATCCGCAAGGGCGCGGAGCGAGCCTGGTGCCGGGAGATAAACACCTTAGCATCCTTGATGCACATCCCGATTCCCCCAATCTCGATCCCCGGGCAACGCTTGTTACCAGCTGCCAGTCGGTGGGGGATCATCGCTGGCGGCAGTCCATCAGTAACCTGCAGCGCTTCGCGCATAAATATGCCATTGCGGTGCTGATGGCGAACGCCTGCGGCGGCAGCGCGCTGTGGGATGAAAAAGGCCAGCTGGTCGTGCGCGCGGATAAGGGCGAGCTTCTGGTGACCGGCACGCTCGGCGGAGAGGGTTGGCAAGGCGATATCATTCCTTTAGGCTAG
- the exoX gene encoding exodeoxyribonuclease X: protein MLRVIDTETCDLQGGIVEVASVDVVDGKIVNPMSHLVRPDRPISPQAMAIHRITESMVADKPWIEEIIPHYYGSPWYVAHNASFDRRVLPEMPGEWICTMKLARRLWPGIKYSNMALYKSRKLSVRTPEGLHHHRALYDCYITAALLIDIMNISGWTPDDMATITGRPALLTTFTFGKYRGKPVSEVADKDPGYLRWLYNNLDRMSPELRLTLKHYLGDA, encoded by the coding sequence ATGCTGCGCGTCATCGATACCGAAACTTGCGATCTTCAGGGCGGAATAGTGGAAGTGGCCTCTGTCGACGTGGTTGACGGTAAAATCGTCAACCCCATGAGCCATCTGGTGCGTCCCGATCGCCCCATCAGCCCCCAGGCGATGGCTATCCATCGCATTACCGAATCGATGGTGGCGGACAAGCCGTGGATCGAAGAGATCATTCCGCACTACTACGGTAGCCCGTGGTACGTCGCGCATAACGCCAGCTTTGACCGCCGGGTGTTACCTGAGATGCCGGGGGAATGGATTTGCACCATGAAGCTGGCGCGTCGTCTCTGGCCGGGGATTAAATACAGCAATATGGCGCTGTACAAGTCCCGCAAGCTCAGCGTACGTACCCCTGAGGGGCTTCACCATCACCGCGCCCTGTATGACTGCTATATCACCGCCGCGCTGCTGATTGATATTATGAATATCTCTGGCTGGACGCCGGATGACATGGCGACTATCACCGGACGTCCCGCGCTGCTGACCACGTTTACCTTTGGTAAATATCGCGGGAAGCCGGTGTCCGAGGTGGCGGATAAAGACCCGGGCTATTTGCGCTGGCTGTATAACAACCTCGACAGAATGAGCCCGGAACTGCGCTTAACGCTGAAACATTATCTGGGCGACGCTTAA
- the ptrB gene encoding oligopeptidase B, with amino-acid sequence MPPKARRTPYAITTHGDTRIDNYYWLRDDSRSRPEVLDYLHEENDYGRKVMSSQQTLQDQLLNEMVQRIPQRDISAPWTKNGYRYRHIYEPGNEYPIYQRQSVLSAEWDEWDILLDANQRAAHSEFYTLGGMSISPDNAVMALAEDYLSRRQYGLRFRNLETGNWYPEMLENVSPDFVWANDSETVYYVKKHASTLLPYQVWRHTVGTDSADDELVYEEKDETFYVSLHKTSSRHYVIIFLASATTSEVLLLDAELPDAQPLCFLPRRKDHEYSLDHFQHSFYLRSNREGKNFGLYKTKVRDERKWEVLIPARDQVMLEGFTLFTDWLVVEERLRGLTSIRQINRKTREVVGIAFDDPAYVTWIGFNPEPESSRLRYGYSSMTTPDTLFELDMDTGQRQVIKQTEVKGFESENYRSEHLWVTARDGVEVPVSLVYHRAHFQKGKNPILVYGYGSYGSSMDADFSSSRLSLLDRGFVFAIAHIRGGGELGQNWYEDGKFLKKKNTFNDYLDVCDALIEQGYGDPQLCFGMGGSAGGMLMGAAINQRPDRFKGIVAQVPFVDVVTTMLDESIPLTTGEFEEWGNPQDEMYYRYMKEYSPYDNVEAKAYPHMLVTTGLHDSQVQYWEPAKWVAKLRELKTDDNLLLLCTDMDSGHGGKSGRFKSYEGVALEYAFLIGLAQETLPGRAER; translated from the coding sequence ATGCCACCGAAAGCCCGACGTACTCCTTATGCGATCACCACGCATGGCGATACGCGTATAGACAACTATTACTGGCTGCGGGACGATTCTCGCTCCCGGCCAGAGGTACTCGACTACCTGCACGAGGAAAACGACTATGGCCGCAAGGTCATGTCCAGCCAGCAGACGCTTCAGGACCAGCTGCTGAATGAAATGGTGCAGCGTATTCCTCAGCGCGATATCTCCGCGCCCTGGACCAAAAACGGCTATCGCTATCGCCATATCTACGAGCCCGGCAATGAGTATCCCATCTACCAGCGTCAGTCGGTGTTAAGCGCCGAATGGGATGAGTGGGATATTCTGCTGGATGCCAACCAGCGCGCCGCCCACAGCGAGTTTTATACCCTGGGCGGCATGTCCATTTCGCCTGACAACGCGGTGATGGCGCTGGCGGAGGATTATCTCTCCCGTCGCCAGTACGGCCTGCGGTTTCGCAATCTGGAGACCGGCAACTGGTATCCGGAAATGCTGGAAAACGTCTCCCCGGATTTTGTCTGGGCGAATGATTCCGAGACGGTTTACTACGTCAAAAAGCACGCATCGACGCTGCTGCCTTACCAGGTGTGGCGACATACCGTGGGAACAGACTCCGCTGACGACGAGCTGGTTTATGAAGAGAAAGACGAAACGTTCTATGTCAGCCTGCATAAAACTTCCTCACGCCACTATGTGATTATCTTCCTTGCCAGCGCGACGACGTCGGAAGTTCTGCTGCTGGATGCCGAACTGCCGGACGCCCAGCCGCTCTGTTTCCTGCCGCGCCGCAAGGATCACGAGTACAGCCTGGATCACTTCCAGCACAGCTTTTATTTGCGCTCCAATCGCGAGGGCAAAAACTTTGGTCTCTATAAAACCAAAGTACGCGATGAGCGGAAGTGGGAGGTGCTTATCCCCGCGCGGGATCAGGTGATGCTCGAAGGATTCACCCTGTTTACCGACTGGCTGGTGGTGGAAGAGCGTCTGCGCGGGCTGACCAGTATCCGGCAGATCAACCGTAAAACCCGGGAAGTGGTGGGGATTGCGTTCGACGACCCGGCCTACGTGACGTGGATTGGTTTCAACCCTGAACCCGAATCGTCGCGGTTGCGCTACGGCTACTCTTCCATGACCACGCCGGACACCCTGTTTGAGCTGGATATGGACACCGGGCAGCGCCAGGTGATTAAACAGACCGAGGTAAAAGGGTTTGAGTCCGAAAACTACCGCAGCGAGCACCTGTGGGTCACCGCCCGTGATGGCGTGGAGGTGCCGGTCTCTCTCGTTTACCATCGGGCTCATTTCCAGAAAGGCAAAAACCCGATCCTGGTGTACGGCTACGGCTCGTATGGCTCGAGCATGGACGCCGATTTCAGCAGCAGCCGGTTAAGCCTGCTCGATCGCGGTTTTGTTTTCGCCATCGCCCATATTCGCGGCGGCGGTGAGCTGGGCCAGAACTGGTATGAAGACGGGAAATTCCTGAAAAAGAAAAACACCTTCAATGATTACCTCGACGTCTGCGATGCGCTGATTGAGCAGGGATACGGCGATCCGCAGCTCTGCTTTGGGATGGGGGGCAGCGCGGGCGGCATGCTGATGGGGGCGGCGATCAACCAGCGTCCCGACCGTTTTAAGGGGATTGTCGCGCAGGTTCCGTTTGTCGATGTGGTCACGACCATGCTCGATGAATCCATTCCTCTTACCACCGGGGAGTTTGAGGAGTGGGGGAATCCGCAGGATGAGATGTACTACCGCTATATGAAAGAGTACAGCCCGTACGATAACGTTGAGGCGAAAGCCTACCCGCATATGCTGGTCACCACCGGTTTGCATGATTCTCAGGTGCAATACTGGGAGCCGGCAAAATGGGTGGCAAAGCTGCGGGAGCTGAAAACCGATGACAATCTGCTGCTGCTGTGTACCGATATGGATTCCGGACACGGAGGGAAATCGGGACGGTTTAAATCGTACGAAGGGGTTGCTCTGGAATATGCCTTTTTAATAGGCCTGGCGCAGGAAACTTTGCCAGGCCGTGCAGAGCGTTAA
- a CDS encoding tellurite resistance TerB family protein — translation MSGWLNQLQSLLGQKTSAGERDLSKLLVSGALGGLAGLLVANKSSRKLLAKYGTGALLAGGGAIAGTVLWNKYKDRVRTAHSDEPHYGEHTSPLDLRTERLILALVFAAKSDGHIDDKERSAIEQQLREAGVEEKGRALVAQAIEQPLEPQRLAQSVKNEEEALELYFLSCAAIDIDHFMERSYLNALGDALKIPQDVREGIERDIREQKQALQG, via the coding sequence ATGTCTGGCTGGTTAAATCAACTGCAATCCCTGTTAGGGCAGAAAACATCCGCTGGAGAGCGGGACCTCAGCAAACTGCTGGTATCCGGGGCGCTCGGCGGGCTGGCAGGCCTGCTGGTCGCGAATAAATCCTCACGCAAGCTGCTGGCAAAGTATGGTACAGGCGCGCTGCTGGCTGGCGGCGGCGCCATCGCGGGCACCGTGCTGTGGAATAAATACAAGGACAGGGTACGGACCGCGCACAGCGATGAACCGCATTACGGCGAGCACACCTCGCCGCTGGATCTTCGTACCGAACGGCTCATTCTTGCGCTGGTTTTTGCCGCGAAAAGCGACGGGCATATTGACGATAAAGAACGATCGGCGATCGAGCAGCAGCTGCGCGAGGCTGGTGTTGAAGAGAAGGGAAGAGCGCTGGTGGCGCAGGCGATAGAACAGCCGCTTGAGCCGCAGCGTCTTGCGCAGAGTGTGAAAAATGAGGAAGAGGCGCTGGAGCTCTATTTCCTCAGCTGCGCCGCTATCGATATCGATCATTTTATGGAGCGCAGCTACCTTAACGCTCTGGGCGATGCGCTAAAGATCCCTCAGGACGTGCGCGAGGGTATTGAGCGGGATATCCGGGAGCAAAAACAGGCGTTACAGGGCTAG
- the purT gene encoding formate-dependent phosphoribosylglycinamide formyltransferase: MIRLGTALRPAATRVMLLGSGELGKEVAIECQRLGVEVIAVDRYADAPAMHVAHRSYVINMLDGDALRELITREKPDFVVPEIEAIATDTLIALEQEGQRVVPCAKAAKLTMNREGIRRLAAEELGLPTSSYRFAGDKAAFLQAVEEIGYPCIVKPVMSSSGKGQSFIRDSGTLDNAWDYAQQGGRAGAGRVIVEGVVKFDFEITLLTVSAVDGVHFCDPIGHRQEDGDYRESWQPQQMSALALERAQDIARKTVLALGGYGLFGVELFVCGDEVIFSEVSPRPHDTGMVTLISQDLSEFALHVRAFLGLPVGGIRQYGPAASAVILPQLTSQNVTFDNVDGAVGAGLQVRLFGKPEIDGTRRLGVALATGDNVDDAVARAKAAAASVKVSG, encoded by the coding sequence ATGATTCGTTTAGGAACTGCGCTGCGACCTGCGGCGACGCGAGTGATGCTGTTGGGATCGGGCGAGCTGGGAAAAGAGGTCGCCATTGAGTGCCAGCGTTTAGGTGTGGAAGTCATTGCCGTAGACCGTTACGCTGACGCACCCGCCATGCACGTCGCCCATCGTTCTTATGTGATTAACATGCTGGATGGCGATGCCCTTCGCGAACTGATTACGCGCGAAAAACCCGATTTTGTCGTGCCGGAAATTGAGGCCATCGCCACCGATACGCTGATCGCCCTGGAGCAGGAAGGCCAGCGCGTGGTGCCCTGTGCGAAAGCCGCAAAGCTGACCATGAACCGCGAAGGCATTCGTCGCCTGGCGGCGGAAGAGCTGGGATTGCCCACCTCGAGCTACCGTTTTGCTGGCGATAAGGCCGCGTTCCTGCAGGCCGTCGAGGAGATTGGCTACCCGTGCATCGTTAAGCCGGTGATGAGCTCCTCCGGAAAAGGGCAGAGCTTTATTCGCGACAGCGGCACTCTGGATAACGCGTGGGATTATGCCCAGCAGGGCGGCCGTGCCGGAGCCGGTCGCGTAATCGTCGAAGGCGTCGTGAAGTTTGATTTCGAAATCACCCTTCTGACCGTCAGCGCCGTTGACGGCGTCCATTTCTGCGACCCGATTGGCCACCGTCAGGAGGATGGCGATTACCGCGAGTCCTGGCAGCCGCAGCAGATGAGCGCCCTGGCGCTGGAGCGTGCTCAGGATATCGCCCGTAAAACCGTCCTGGCGCTGGGCGGCTATGGCCTGTTCGGCGTGGAGCTGTTTGTGTGCGGTGATGAGGTGATTTTCAGCGAAGTCTCCCCTCGCCCACATGATACCGGCATGGTCACGCTAATTTCGCAGGATCTCTCCGAGTTCGCCCTGCACGTACGCGCGTTCCTCGGCCTGCCCGTCGGCGGTATTCGTCAGTATGGCCCGGCCGCCTCGGCGGTGATCCTGCCGCAGCTAACCAGCCAGAACGTCACGTTTGATAACGTCGACGGGGCGGTGGGTGCAGGATTGCAGGTACGTCTGTTCGGCAAGCCGGAGATCGACGGAACCCGCCGTCTTGGCGTGGCATTAGCCACCGGGGATAACGTTGACGACGCCGTGGCGAGAGCGAAAGCAGCCGCTGCGAGCGTCAAGGTTTCAGGATAA
- the kdgA gene encoding bifunctional 4-hydroxy-2-oxoglutarate aldolase/2-dehydro-3-deoxy-phosphogluconate aldolase: MKNWKTSAEAILTTGPVVPVIVVNKLEHAVPMAKALVAGGVRVLEVTLRTACAMDAIRAIAKEVPDAIIGAGTVLNAQQLAEVTEAGAQFAISPGLTEPLLKAATEGTIPLIPGISTVSELMLGMDYSLKEFKFFPAEANGGTKALQAIAGPFSQVRFCPTGGISPANYRDYLALKSVLCIGGSWLVPADALEAGDWDRITKLAREAVEGAKQ, encoded by the coding sequence ATGAAAAACTGGAAAACAAGTGCAGAAGCAATCCTGACCACTGGCCCTGTCGTGCCGGTTATCGTGGTAAACAAGCTGGAGCACGCTGTACCGATGGCGAAAGCGCTGGTCGCGGGCGGCGTTCGCGTTCTGGAAGTGACCCTGCGCACCGCCTGTGCGATGGATGCTATCCGCGCTATCGCCAAAGAAGTGCCGGACGCCATCATCGGTGCGGGTACCGTTCTCAACGCGCAGCAGCTGGCAGAAGTGACCGAAGCGGGCGCACAGTTCGCCATCAGCCCTGGCCTGACCGAGCCGCTGCTGAAAGCCGCCACCGAAGGTACCATTCCGCTGATCCCTGGCATCAGCACCGTCTCTGAACTGATGCTGGGCATGGACTACAGTCTGAAAGAGTTCAAATTCTTCCCGGCTGAAGCGAACGGCGGCACCAAAGCGCTCCAGGCGATTGCGGGTCCCTTCTCTCAGGTACGCTTCTGCCCGACGGGCGGTATCTCTCCTGCCAACTACCGTGACTACCTGGCGCTGAAAAGCGTGCTTTGCATCGGTGGTTCATGGCTGGTTCCGGCGGATGCGCTGGAAGCGGGCGACTGGGATCGCATCACCAAACTGGCTCGCGAAGCGGTTGAAGGCGCGAAGCAGTAA
- the edd gene encoding phosphogluconate dehydratase, translating to MNPTLLRVTQRIIERSKETRSAYLARIEQAKSSTVHRSQLACGNLAHGFAACQPDDKASLKSMLRNNIAIITSYNDMLSAHQPYEVYPTIIRNALHSVNAVGQVAGGVPAMCDGVTQGQDGMELSLLSREVIAMSAAVGLSHNMFDGALYLGVCDKIVPGLVMAALSFGHLPAIFVPSGPMASGLPNKEKVRIRQLYAEGKADRQALLEAEAASYHAPGTCTFYGTANTNQMVVEFMGMQLPGSSFIQPDAPLRKALTEAAARQVTRLTGNGNEWMPMGKMVDEKVIVNGIVALLATGGSTNHTMHLVAMARAAGILINWDDFSEISSVVPLMARLYPNGPADINHFQAAGGVPLLMRELLKGGLLHEDVNTVAGFGLKRYTQEPWLNNGELDWREGASASLDAQVIATIDKPFSPHGGTKVLSGNLGRAVMKTSAVPEENQIIEAPAVVFESQHDVLPAFDAGLLDKDCVVVVRHQGPKANGMPELHKLMPPLGVLLDRRFKIALVTDGRLSGASGKVPSAIHVTPEAYDGGLLAKVRDGDMIRVNGQTGELTLLVDEGELAARQPHIPDLSASRVGTGREMFSALREKLSGAEQGATCITF from the coding sequence ATGAATCCGACATTGTTACGCGTAACACAGCGCATTATCGAGCGCTCGAAAGAGACCCGTTCGGCCTACCTCGCCCGGATTGAACAGGCAAAGAGCAGCACCGTCCACCGATCTCAGCTGGCCTGCGGGAACCTGGCGCACGGCTTCGCCGCCTGTCAGCCTGATGATAAAGCGTCGCTGAAAAGCATGTTGCGTAACAATATCGCCATCATCACCTCCTATAACGATATGCTTTCCGCCCACCAGCCGTATGAGGTTTATCCCACTATCATCCGTAACGCGCTGCACAGCGTGAATGCGGTGGGCCAGGTGGCGGGCGGCGTACCTGCCATGTGCGACGGCGTGACGCAGGGGCAGGACGGTATGGAGCTGTCCCTGCTGAGCCGCGAAGTGATTGCGATGTCCGCCGCGGTGGGCCTGTCACACAACATGTTTGATGGCGCGCTGTATCTCGGCGTGTGCGACAAGATTGTCCCGGGCCTGGTAATGGCGGCGCTGTCGTTTGGGCATCTGCCTGCGATCTTCGTCCCGTCAGGCCCAATGGCGAGCGGTCTGCCAAACAAAGAAAAAGTGCGTATTCGCCAGCTGTACGCGGAAGGGAAAGCAGACCGTCAGGCGCTGCTGGAGGCGGAAGCCGCGTCCTATCATGCGCCGGGGACCTGTACGTTCTACGGTACGGCTAACACCAACCAGATGGTGGTGGAATTTATGGGGATGCAGCTTCCGGGCTCGTCCTTCATCCAGCCGGATGCGCCGCTGCGCAAGGCGCTGACCGAGGCTGCGGCCCGTCAGGTCACGCGTCTGACAGGCAACGGCAACGAATGGATGCCAATGGGTAAAATGGTCGACGAAAAAGTCATTGTTAACGGGATTGTCGCGCTGCTGGCAACCGGGGGGTCAACCAACCACACCATGCATCTGGTGGCCATGGCGCGTGCGGCGGGCATTCTGATTAACTGGGATGACTTCTCCGAGATCTCTTCTGTAGTACCGCTGATGGCGCGCCTGTACCCGAACGGTCCGGCGGATATTAACCACTTCCAGGCCGCAGGCGGCGTACCGCTGCTGATGCGCGAGCTGCTGAAAGGCGGACTGCTGCATGAAGACGTGAATACCGTGGCGGGCTTTGGCCTTAAGCGCTACACCCAGGAGCCGTGGCTGAACAACGGCGAGCTGGACTGGCGCGAAGGGGCGAGCGCGTCTCTTGATGCGCAGGTGATCGCCACCATCGACAAACCGTTCTCACCTCACGGCGGCACCAAAGTGCTGAGCGGCAACCTCGGTCGCGCGGTAATGAAGACCTCTGCCGTACCGGAAGAGAACCAGATTATCGAAGCGCCGGCGGTGGTGTTTGAAAGCCAGCATGACGTGTTACCCGCCTTTGACGCCGGCCTGCTTGATAAAGACTGCGTGGTAGTGGTGCGTCACCAGGGGCCTAAAGCTAACGGGATGCCAGAATTACATAAACTTATGCCACCACTTGGTGTATTATTGGACCGCCGTTTCAAAATTGCGCTAGTCACCGATGGACGCCTCTCCGGGGCATCCGGTAAAGTGCCTTCAGCCATCCACGTGACGCCGGAAGCCTACGACGGCGGTCTGCTGGCGAAAGTACGCGACGGTGACATGATCCGCGTGAACGGCCAGACGGGTGAGTTAACCCTGCTGGTGGATGAAGGCGAACTGGCTGCACGTCAGCCCCATATTCCTGACCTGAGCGCATCGCGCGTGGGGACCGGACGCGAAATGTTCAGCGCGCTGCGTGAGAAACTCTCCGGTGCGGAGCAGGGCGCAACCTGTATTACGTTTTAA
- the zwf gene encoding glucose-6-phosphate dehydrogenase gives MAVTQTAQACDLVIFGAKGDLARRKLLPSLYQLEKAGQIHPDTRILGVGRADWDKDAYTKVVREALETFMKEKIDESLWDTLSGRLDFCNLDVNDVSAFTRLGAMLDQKNRVTINYFAMPPSTFGAICKGLGEAKLNAKPARVVMEKPLGTSLATSREINDQVGEFFEECQVYRIDHYLGKETVLNLLALRFANSLFVNNWDNRTIDHVEITVAEEVGIEGRWGYFDQAGQMRDMIQNHLLQILCMIAMSPPSDLTADSIRDAKVKVLKSLRRIDRSNVREKTVRGQYTAGFAQGKKVPGYLEEEGANKSSNTETFVAIRVDIDDWRWAGVPFYLRTGKRLPAKCSEVVVYFKNPELNLFKESWQELPQNKLTIRLQPDEGVDIQILNKVPGLDHKHNLQTTKLDLSYSETFNQTHLADAYERLLLETMRGIQALFVRRDEVEEAWKWVDSITEAWAADQDAPKPYQAGTWGPVASVAMITRDGRSWNEFE, from the coding sequence ATGGCGGTAACGCAAACAGCCCAGGCATGTGACCTGGTCATTTTCGGCGCGAAAGGCGACCTTGCACGCCGAAAATTGCTGCCTTCCCTGTATCAACTGGAGAAAGCGGGCCAAATTCATCCGGATACCCGTATCCTGGGTGTAGGGCGCGCCGACTGGGACAAGGACGCTTATACTAAAGTCGTCCGCGAGGCGCTCGAAACTTTCATGAAAGAAAAAATTGATGAAAGTTTGTGGGATACCCTGAGTGGACGCCTCGATTTCTGCAACCTGGACGTCAATGACGTCAGCGCGTTTACCCGCTTAGGCGCGATGCTGGATCAGAAAAACCGTGTCACCATTAACTATTTCGCCATGCCGCCAAGCACCTTCGGCGCCATCTGCAAAGGCCTGGGCGAAGCCAAACTGAACGCCAAACCGGCTCGCGTCGTGATGGAAAAGCCGCTGGGTACGTCGCTGGCAACCTCGCGTGAAATCAACGACCAGGTGGGCGAGTTCTTTGAAGAGTGCCAGGTCTACCGTATCGACCACTATCTCGGCAAAGAGACGGTACTGAACCTGCTGGCGCTGCGCTTTGCCAACTCCCTGTTTGTGAATAACTGGGACAACCGCACTATCGACCACGTGGAAATCACCGTGGCGGAAGAGGTGGGGATTGAAGGCCGCTGGGGTTACTTTGACCAGGCTGGCCAGATGCGCGACATGATCCAGAACCACCTGCTGCAAATTCTATGCATGATTGCCATGTCTCCACCGTCTGACCTGACGGCTGACAGCATCCGTGACGCAAAAGTGAAGGTGCTGAAGTCACTGCGCCGCATCGACCGCTCCAACGTGCGTGAGAAGACCGTCCGCGGCCAGTACACCGCCGGGTTTGCGCAAGGCAAAAAAGTGCCGGGCTACCTGGAAGAAGAGGGTGCGAACAAGTCCAGCAACACCGAGACGTTCGTGGCGATCCGCGTGGATATCGACGACTGGCGCTGGGCGGGGGTTCCGTTCTACCTGCGCACCGGTAAACGTCTGCCGGCCAAATGTTCTGAAGTGGTGGTTTACTTCAAAAACCCGGAACTGAACCTGTTCAAAGAGTCCTGGCAGGAGCTGCCGCAGAACAAACTGACCATTCGTCTGCAGCCGGACGAGGGCGTGGATATCCAGATCCTGAACAAAGTGCCGGGCCTGGATCACAAACACAACCTGCAGACCACCAAGCTGGATCTGAGCTACTCCGAAACCTTCAACCAGACGCACCTGGCCGATGCTTACGAGCGTCTGCTGCTGGAAACCATGCGCGGTATCCAGGCGCTGTTCGTGCGCCGTGATGAAGTGGAAGAGGCGTGGAAATGGGTCGACTCCATCACCGAAGCCTGGGCTGCCGATCAGGATGCGCCAAAACCGTATCAGGCGGGGACCTGGGGACCTGTCGCGTCGGTGGCGATGATCACCCGCGATGGCCGCTCCTGGAACGAGTTTGAGTAA